A portion of the Plodia interpunctella isolate USDA-ARS_2022_Savannah chromosome 4, ilPloInte3.2, whole genome shotgun sequence genome contains these proteins:
- the LOC128669660 gene encoding neprilysin-4-like, with protein MKYKVKDIDAESHHSGKLPDSKLEEKLERAVRCSTILIGALGLSLIALAVYTTVLVLTEYRTPKPCVSEECVGTASRILQALNKDIDPCTDFYEYACGGWIKKNPVPDWATSWDQLAKLREQLVSDLRELLEADDDVELPASVQKAKALYRTCVDVEKLDKDGIKPIENILDKLSLPPRPPSEVSTNFSWEYSAGLGRRMLGLNVLISVQVSEDVRNTSRNRAVIEQVSPGFSERYLLRPDQFSHEIEQYHHYIQQMISIADPDTNAEEFADEIVEFSKSLAKIMTPVEVRRSGTHLFHEVSVQQLVQGSSGGPAQWKDHDWNKYLELVFSNTSVKLHPQQDRVIVMDLPYLQKLAVLLTDTKPVIVERFLWWSVFSTVAPMTLASFRDLGFEFSKAVFGLQQRTPRWKSCTANVNSNFGVALSYLYVRKHFDQDSRNKAIEMVSDVRSAFAAAVRSLDWMDASTRARTLAKLAAIRNFVGFPAWLLSHEELDKHYKHAEIVEGNLFETYLKLTWAAVKKSLEALREKPDRDRWVATATTVNAFYSATLNSVTFPAGILQPPFYGNGIEAINYGSIGAIMGHEVTHGFDDQGRRYDSDGNLKQWWSAATLEHYHGKVQCIIDQYSKYHMPQLPNYTVHGFNTQGENIADNGGLRAALTAYSLFAQRQPARARAALPGLPHLMPEQLFFLGFAQIWCGNSTIGALKSKMVEGVHSPNKIRVIGTLSNSKEFAEAWKCPKGSPMNPEHKCVLW; from the exons agAGCGAGCGGTGCGATGTTCGACGATCCTAATCGGAGCCCTAGGGCTGTCCCTGATCGCGCTAGCAGTGTACACGACCGTCCTAGTGCTGACGGAGTACAGGACGCCGAAACCCTGTGTCTCAGAGGAATGTGTTGGCACCG CATCAAGAATTCTTCAAGCCCTGAACAAAGACATAGATCCCTGTACCGATTTCTACGAATACGCGTGCGGGGGTTGGATCAAGAAGAACCCGGTGCCTGACTGGGCGACGTCCTGGGACCAGCTGGCGAAACTTAGAGAACAGCTGGTGTCGGATTTGAGGGAGCTACTGGAAGCTGATGATGATGTCGAATTGCCGGCTAGTGTGCAAAAGGCAAAGGCGCTTTATAGGACTTGTGTTGATGTTG AGAAGCTAGACAAAGACGGCATCAAGCCGATCGAGAACATTCTCGACAAGCTGAGCCTGCCCCCGCGGCCCCCCTCTGAAGTCAGCACCAACTTCTCCTGGGAGTACTCCGCGGGGCTGGGCAGGAGAATGTTAGGGCTCAACGTGCTGATCAGCGTGCAAGTTTCAGAGGACGTGAGGAATACCAGCAGAAATAGGGCTGTG ATCGAACAAGTATCCCCAGGGTTCAGCGAGCGCTACCTCCTCCGGCCCGACCAGTTCTCGCACGAGATCGAGCAGTACCACCACTACATCCAGCAGATGATCAGCATTGCCGACCCTGACACCAATGCTGAGGAGTTCGCCGACGAGATCGTCGAGTTCAGCAAGAGTTTGGCTAAA ATAATGACGCCAGTAGAGGTCCGCAGAAGTGGCACGCACCTGTTCCACGAGGTCAGCGTGCAGCAGCTCGTCCAGGGCTCCAGTGGCGGACCCGCCCAGTGGAAAGAT CACGACTGGAATAAATACCTGGAACTGGTCTTCAGCAACACCAGCGTCAAGCTGCACCCACAACAAGACAGAGTGATCGTGATGGACCTGCCCTACCTGCAGAAGCTGGCCGTCTTACTGACTGACACCAAGCCGGTTATTGTAG aaCGTTTCCTGTGGTGGAGCGTGTTCTCCACGGTGGCTCCGATGACGCTGGCCTCCTTCAGGGACCTGGGCTTCGAGTTCTCCAAGGCTGTGTTTGGTCTGCAGCAACGTACTCCAAGATGGAAGAGCTGCACCGCCAATGTTAACTCTAACTTCGGAGTTGCGCTCAGCTATCTGTATGTGAGGAAGCATTTTGACCAGGACTCGAGAAATAAG GCCATAGAGATGGTGTCGGACGTGCGGTCGGCGTTCGCGGCGGCGGTGCGCTCGCTGGACTGGATGGACGCGAGcacgcgcgcgcgcacgcTCGCCAAGCTCGCCGCCATCCGCAACTTCGTGGGCTTCCCCGCCTGGCTGCTCTCGCACGAGGAGCTCGACAAACACTACAAGCAT GCTGAAATAGTGGAAGGGAATTTATTCGAAACGTATCTAAAGCTGACGTGGGCTGCTGTGAAGAAATCATTAGAGGCGCTGAGAGAGAAACCTGATAGAGACAG atGGGTAGCCACAGCAACTACAGTGAACGCTTTCTATTCAGCTACCCTCAATTCAGTCA CATTCCCTGCTGGCATTCTCCAACCGCCATTTTATGGAAACGGAATTGA AGCAATCAATTACGGATCAATCGGTGCCATAATGGGCCACGAAGTAACTCATGGCTTTGATGACCAAG GTCGTCGCTACGACTCCGACGGCAACCTGAAACAGTGGTGGTCGGCCGCGACGCTGGAGCACTACCACGGGAAGGTTCAATGCATCATCGACCAGTACAGCAAGTACCACATGCCGCAGCTGCCTAACTACACG GTCCACGGGTTCAACACCCAGGGCGAGAACATCGCGGACAACGGCGGCCTGCGCGCGGCGCTGACGGCGTACTCGCTGTTCGCGCAGCGGCagccggcgcgcgcgcgcgcggcgctgccCGGGCTGCCGCACTTGATGCCTGAACAGCTGTTCTTCCTGGGATTTGCACAG ATTTGGTGTGGCAACTCCACTATCGGCGCACTCAAGTCCAAAATGGTGGAAGGGGTGCATAGCCCGAACAAAATCCGAGTGATCGGCACGTTAAGCAACTCGAAAGAATTCGCGGAGGCATGGAAATGTCCCAAAGGGTCTCCCATGAACCCTGAACACAAATGTGTGTTGTGGTGA